Sequence from the Neptunomonas japonica JAMM 1380 genome:
ATCATTTTCTTCATCATGTCGTAAGAAAGTGGTTTTGCACACAAGGCTGATACACCAGCGCTTTGAATGGCTGCAAGTTGGCTTTTGTTTTGTTCAGATGTGACCATCATTATTGGAATGGTCGCTTGTTCACCATGCGTTCGAATATACTCAACCATCTCGCGGCCATCAATATTAGGCATGTTGTAGTCGGAAATGATTAGATCAAATGTTTGCTGTTTGAGTATATTGAGTGCTTGTGCGCCGTCGACTGCTTCCGTAATATCGTGAATGCCTAAGTTGTCGAGAATCTGGTGCAAATATTTACGAGAAACCAAGCTGTCATCGACAAGAAGTATTTTTAGGTTTTCAAATGCCTCTGTTTTGTCTTCATCTGGAGTATCAAGGTCAATCAAATAGTGCAGAGTGCTTTGTAGAGAAATGCCTAATTCTTTACGTGTAAAAGGCTTAGGTAAGATAGCAATAGCACCCGATTGTCTTATGGGTTCAAGATAACGATAGTGCGTTTCTGATGAAATCAGTAGAAATGTTATATTGCAAAGGTTAGGGTCCCCGCGCATCTCTTTAACAACCTCTGTACCTGTCATGTCAGGTAAATGCATGGATGATAAGACTATATCGGGAGTTTGTAGCTGTATAGCGCTGAGTGCAGAACGTCCATCACTGAACTCATCAATATTATCTATTCCAAAGCTTTTCAGATGGTTAACGATAATCGTCCTTTGTACTCTTGACGGTTCAATGATGAGTACAAACAATTCTGAAAAATTCATATTAGATCTCTATATAACAAAAGCTAGTGTATTAGAGAATTAGTCTAGCACCCGTTTTTGTGTTTTGCGTAGTAAGGCCATGATTGGTAATTAATTATTTATACTTTTGCTGTGGTGCGAATAAAGAGCAAGCTTAACTGATGCGGGTTGGTTGAATTTAGTGCTGCAAGCTCTGCAACACTGTGTTGTTGAGATTTATTATATTTATAATTGCTGATGTTTGTGTCTGTTGCCATACTGGCGAACCGTAAAATGCAGAACTACAGGACCAAAAATGAACCGCAGTGTCATATTGCTATCGTTATGTCAGGCTTTATTGGGCACTGGGAATGTACTGTTGATTTCTGTAAATGGTTTGATTGGTCAATCATTGTCGCCTTCAGATGCACTCATTACATTACCC
This genomic interval carries:
- a CDS encoding response regulator, whose amino-acid sequence is MNFSELFVLIIEPSRVQRTIIVNHLKSFGIDNIDEFSDGRSALSAIQLQTPDIVLSSMHLPDMTGTEVVKEMRGDPNLCNITFLLISSETHYRYLEPIRQSGAIAILPKPFTRKELGISLQSTLHYLIDLDTPDEDKTEAFENLKILLVDDSLVSRKYLHQILDNLGIHDITEAVDGAQALNILKQQTFDLIISDYNMPNIDGREMVEYIRTHGEQATIPIMMVTSEQNKSQLAAIQSAGVSALCAKPLSYDMMKKMIEQLVFNNEF